aaaaaaaaataaaaatatcataatttcgTATAAATTTGCTACAGatatatatgatttttaaaatggtCAAAATTTGGAAACTAGGTCTTATGAGTTTTGATACAGCGTTAAACATTCAGCTTGCTTTAGCTCGCAAACATTTAGATGCAATCTCAAAAGGAATCTCTTCGAATTACGACACTTTGCTCCTAGTGGAACATAAGCCTGTATACACAGTTGGTTAGAATGTTCATTTTATCTAATTAGGGTATCAGTTCAACCTTACATAACCTCAAAACTGACCAATTCTCAATGGGCccttaaaaagatttttcaaatatgaattttataaatgacaATTATTATCCTATTAGCTTTAATAACCATTAAGTCACAGTGAAGTAAcacatattattcaaattaggttATATTAGATATTACGTAAAttgtacacaaaatattatgtaaaaaaggattgtatgtgtaaataacaaataagtgaATACTATATCATATTCACTAcgtaaaagaacataatttTTAGCTAAGGTCAAATTTTCTTCCAACATCAACAATTGAATGGATGTTacacaaatactttaaaatactaaGATTTCCAATATTTAGCATGATTTACAggtacgaaaataaaaaaagttatttatttatttttcaggtaTTAGAGATAATACACCTAGACAAGAAATCCTTAGATTACGTAGCCTAGGAGCAGAATTTAGGAAGACAAACAGAGGCGGCCTGATAACCTTTCACGGGCCAGGGCAACTGGTTGCATATccaattatcaatttaaaacattacaaaaccAGTGTGAAATGGTATGTGAATTCTCTGGAAGAGACAGTCATCAAATTGTGTCAAGAGCTTGGTATGTATATATCATAAATGTTTGCCTATACACATTCAcagaaaattattcaaatagacATACTCTCATCattcctttatccccaaagggatagacagaggtacaactaatgcacccacttttcgccatgtctGTTCTGACCCATGATAGGGGACAAGCTTATggtcatatcaggcacaaattcctgacatAGTGCTTATGCTGATCATaatacccaatatcactttcctGATCTGGGATATGAAAATGGAACCTTAGAACCATGTCATACCGcatatgcaatacaactacgccacagagccaGTGTGTAAGAATATCTAAGTAATTTACTATTTCTtaattcaagaaataaattgtttttagttccaatcattatgaataatacaggctaagaaaaaaacattataggTATAGAAATCCAGACAAGCGCTAACACAgcttttagttttatattgaaaCTCTCAATATTGTAAGAAACAGTATCTACACTAATgcaaaatcataataatgtttaatattcaaACAATTCTAAAGACTCAGAATTATCTTCTAATCATCACAGACTAAAAACAATTTTCCATTGTTTTAGGTGTCAAAGCAAATAGATCTCCACACACAGGAGTATGGGTAGGTGACAATAAAATTGCAGCAATAGGCATACATGCATCCAGATATGTGACAACACATGGTATTTGTTTGAACTGTGATAATGACCTATCATGGTTTGACCATATTGAGGCATGTGGTTTACCTGATAAAGGCAGCACATCCCTAACCAATGAAACTGGGGTGAATTGTCCTATAGAAAAAATCACCCCATTGTTTTTAAATAGCTTTAACAAAGTCTTTGAATGTGAAACCGAGGATTTAGATGTAAAAGTGCAACAAGAGATATTACAtggaatttataacaaattactgGTACAAACTGCAGCATAAATTAGTacaatttgaattgttatttattctaatCTGATTAGATAGGAAATATAATAGTGCCCCCAAACTatgttataacttatatttaaaaatgttaaataaaagagTGTAAaatttgtacaattttatttcatttgttataataatacaatgaaaaaataaatagatttagtctaaataaataagaagAAATCTCAAGTTGGGTTGAGAGAAACAAGTATATATGGCATCTGACAAAATACTAAGGAGGTACAATGATACAGTCCTATATACATTTCTACAAAACCCAACTGAAAGTTCACAAGACAATCTCATTGTTTAGCTCAAAAAcgatatatttacaattattttaagtatcaAGAGTTCACAGAATGAAAATGATATAATTCTCACCAAGAAATATAAACGAAGCAAAATATTATGGAATTGCCGACTActgtcatgttaaaaaaatatataaaacctaaCTATACCAATTTGTGTTCAAAATAATCccctaaaactaaaaaaaacttagtcTAGCGGTTTTTAGGGATTATTCCaaacgatatatttttaatacctacattacatgtacttaaaaattgtacaaaaacgaataaaaaatacttagattAATAAATGCATTGTCTTGAATATCATCGACCTCATTAATAAGTACTCATTTTGATACCAGGCTGGCGTAAAAAAACTCGTCAAGCCCAGGCGTTTACATCGGTATGTCGCGTACCTACCTATTCACttatacatacgtatatattagcctacttaaatataataaatgcttataaatgcaataaattacGTCTAGCTTTAATGCAAATCACGCGGTGGTTACATCAATCATTCCAAAAacagaacattaaaatatttcccaaaTCTTACACCACGATTAATTACTTGCTATGTTGAGACGGTACGTTCATTGTGTTACGGGAATATCGTTTCACAAACTAGCCAAGGTTTTGTCATCAGTCGTTTCTATCACAAGTTTAATACAAGCCAAGAACTGGAATAAACTTATTGTGTGGCGAAacctataaaataacaattatacgAAAGCAATTTACGACATGTGCTTAGGCGGAGTTAGCCACTTGCGCATGTAGTAGCAGAATATGGTGGTGATGTAGAGCAGCACCAGGAGTGCACACGCCACGCCCAACAGCAAAACGGACGCCTTGCTGGGGCACGGCTCCACGATGGTCACTGTTTTCTctgaaagaataaattaaataaataaaactttcgcGCTATTTCTCTGGTAaattgtagataaaaataaattgacatcttttttaaattaacaaaaaatacctCACATCTAgatgtaaatataattcaatgctGTTAAATCGGAACTTACAACGAAtctaatataaaacttaatactATGTAATGAGAAATGTACAAACCTCCGTAGTTAGCCTCGGAAGCCACACCGCCAGGTTTGTCGGATCTCAGGAAGTCAGTGCTCTGTCTTTCATCTCCGAAGTCCAAGACGAGAATTTCCTGCGAGATGTTCATATCTTCCTCCTGGGCCGGGGACTCGGTCTCATTGTGCGGCAACGAACGCTTCTTTCTGCCCCATGACTCCAATGAATCTCTGCCCCATTCGCACACGGCCTGAAAAGAAATTGAGGGTAAAATCTTGCATTTCCTTGAGATTTTCTTTGCGACATtttttgattttcttttaaTGTCTTTACCAACAACGAATGGCGCAGTAATTTACCTAAGCCTATcttatatttttggtattaaacGCACACTTCATTCTTAGACCATACATTCGTTGTGTTATTGATATGAGATATAACGAAGAATTTTCccattttttttacgaaatatgtAGAGTCTTCATAAACCCTTTCAATTACAtgctgtattttattatttttaacaatcgaatttcaatgtaaataaaagttaaactATTCACAGAAATACTTTAACTTGTGTATTAAACATTAACGACAGTTATATCATTCAGTAAGCGGTTAGTTAACTACAGTTATAGTATTTGTCGATGCCAAGAGGCTATACATCTCGACCGTTCACTCACCGGCTCGCAGTGTCCCAGACAGTACTTGACATTGCACTGGAAGATGACGCCGTACGACTCGGTGAATCTGAAAGCTTCGTACACGGACTGAAGCGCGTTGCCGTCGGGCGTGAACGCAGGGAATATCGAAGGATCCATCGGGCACCTGTACAGTAAATATTAGTGATATCACCTTGTTTAATATAGAGATTATGTTAGAGTCATGTCCTTAGTATGTCCTTTTTAATACACGTGGTTactaataactatttttttatacttcccAACAAAAAGAAACATTCCGTCActtgtaatttttgtaataaattaagttaGAGCAAAAATATATCCCGTAATATTTGATGAACTTTAAATGACTAagtattataacttattatgcgcatatttattttaagtattctATAAGAATGACGTCCCGCCATGTTAAGATGTTCTGTTTACCGATGTTTGTATTTACTTACCCTTCGTCATCAATGATCGGGAATGTGCTCTTAGAGTCCTTAGCCATAGCAACGCAGCTGCGAGCGAAGATACCATACGGAGctgaaaacaataattaaacgtAACTCAAATCCTTTATGAGACtaacaatttgaatttataataaatgtaaaaatcttACTGTCTTCGGGAATCTCGATACGGAAGGTAAGCCTGTCTCCAATACGGACGGTTTCGACCTCGCGCTGGCGGGCGTCCAGGATACGGATGCGCGGCGCAGGAGCCTCTGGAGACGCTGTGATGGAAATCATTTCCGGGtctctgtaaataaaataaaatcatgaagatttgaacataaatataaaatttcataagtCCAAGGAGCACAGTATAATTTTTCTCATTACTGATATAAATCCTCGACAtacatcaaaattatatatcgTAGTAGAGTCACTAAGAGAAACAATATAAACGTAAGTAATATCATCATTTGTACGCACTACTatccatttattattattgcaatgcCATTCGTCTAAGCATCATTCATTAGTTATGTGAATCTAATCACTACGTGTTTACAATTCAACATAGTTATTAGGTCGATGGAATTCGAAATCGCCTCTGCATGTAGGCATGTCAATACTCCGTTTTTCATGTTACACTGTCATATCACGTAGGCTCTCGTCACACAAGCATAAATTATACGGTTGATACTGTGAATTCACATTTTGGCGtctacataaatacattaacgagaGTACGGCCCACTGACCTGATTGGTACCATTCCGAATGTGATATTCTTCGAGCTCATGTCATATGTGCACTTGACTTTGTAGATTTTGTCAGCTTTAGTCATAACCACGCTGTGATGTTGCAATACAACGGTGTTAGAGTAGACGCCAGTCTGAAAGACGTTCACTCATTTAGTAACATGATTAATAAAGACCAAAAAGAACAGCCAACTGAAAACAAGAATTAATCTGAGTCAATACTTACGACGCTCTGAGTGTTGCAGTCCTGTCCAGCCATGGTGAGGTCCAAACGGAAGAGGTCGCTGTTGACTACATCAATATTGCAAGTCTCCGAACGTCCCAACGCGTAAATACGTCCGTTAAATGGTTTGTTCGTGCGAACCTGCACCGCGATTCTAGTATCTTTGCATAACACCGACACTAAAAGCATATCAATGAAGTTAACACTTGACCCAGTACATTTGCACATTGCTGtgcttataataaaatgttaaactcaCCATCGTAGCAAGTTCCCGTCTTGTCACAGTTAGCGTCATTCCTTGTCAAGTTGCTAGATACCTGTGTGTCTTGTTGGTGCTCAATCGAAACAGGCAATTCTCCGGCCGGGTTTGCGTTGCTTGGTGGTTCTAAAACAATGGCAGAAACCACATGAAGTAACAATAATGACGTAATGTTCTGAATAAAAATCGGATGCTAATGTAACGTGCATCGTAGAGTTAGATAATAATACAGAACAAATCTATGAGTACATGTTCCTAGCTAAACCTTTGATTAGGCAGCAGTAAGTATCTACGTGATCTGCGTGCCccataataatctatatatgaTTGCCTCAACGCTGTGATTCTAAATGCAGAAACTACAATTACTGGACACGGCAGAAAATTCAGTACTTGGAGCAATTCTAAATTTTCTCACGCAACAGATAAAGGCTACATAGTTGCAACATTTGTTTGACAGTTAAACACAAGTATTTGAAAGACTATGAACATAAAGTTgagttttacaattatttaatgtcATAATTATTATCCTATTTTCCAGTAGCATTAATGAAAgtatctttaattataaaagattttaagtCATGCATCACTCTCAATCGTTTTATTAATGGCTTTGCtccaaaactttaaaatactgAACACGCCAAAAAGGTTAATTAATAACAGATTATGTTCGAATTCAAGCAAACACACAGTAATTCAAGCAATTGTGTAAAGTATAGCGCTACATTCTGTTAAAACAATAGCAGAATAGGGGTCATGGAATGAGACGCATCCATCCAGTGAAACGTAACCAATCGGTTCGTTAACTTTATGTCCGTGTCTGGTGTTGGACACATTCGCGACCGGTGGACCatcaataatatgttttgttgtttCAAACATAGAACACAGGACCTttacaatttattcaaatatattttatttattaaaaaaaaaaagtagtcgtatcaaatatgaatttatatttattcaatttgtgTATCATGAGCGATTGGCAACTGACATCTAACAATTAAGACGATACTACGTCGCATTCCTACCAAAATGTCGTACTTTGTATATAAACAGCTAGTCTTTTTGCAGTATGACGCAGCCgaaatgaaataacaaataCCTTAGGTGGTCTATTAGCAGAAGCACACATGTATCATCTAAGTAGTTCCACAAAGACGTGCTGCGGCTTCTTATAATTATGATCCTAAGATAACTAACTAGCTTAGAAATTGCATTTCAGTTCAGCATGCGGACAAAAACTGATTGAAATGAAAGTCGATCCAATAGATATcgaatttaaatcaatttatacgACAAAAAACATCTGTATTCAATACTTTATTTCCAGATAGAAGTATTCATTCCAATTTTTATTCAGTTTACTGCTATCACTTCTTCAACTCATATCACAACCACTTTTACATACATTGTGattgaaaatcataatattttgagtggtaaaaatattttaattttgtagtcaAATGTCCAAGtgaaaaacattatttgtaagGTAAAATAGATTGACTCAAAgaaaaattttttgtttttacactaCTTCAGttcgaaataattaaattttatacaaattatttttttataatatatctactgTTAAACTTTTCAATATTGGTTTTTATACGTTTGCCATAACCATTGTCTTGGAAATAGTGATGACtgaaaatgctttttattttcgATGCGCAATGCACGTACAAGATTTACTTCTAATGGAAAGAAATTATTTGTCCAAGCTTCATTATTTGCTTTACTGTTGTGGTGTAGGCAGCACGGAACGCAAATTAAGTTCACCGGGGCATTATGTCTATTTGTATGTAAATCAACAACTACACTGCTTTGCCATGATGGATGGacaatattttgtcattaataggtaatttgtatacgtttgtattttttattgattaatagATGATTCGtgtttaaactattatttccaTGACTTCAAAGTCGATGACTCTGATACCATGTTTGCAACGCTTCAATGAATTGTAAGGAAAAGTTATCTGATATTCCCACGCTCAGCTTAAGGTCCGATAAATCGAAGTTGCATGCAAAATCCACGGCGTTTGTAATATCATACGTACAGAAAAAGTTGTGGAGAAATGCAGTTTATTACATCGATGGATCCATACATTTTTTCcatcttttgctcgcggcattTGTTGCTCACTACAAGCAGCAGTGCGTGAAGTAATATTTACACGCgaaatatacttaaaactaaaaacacttGAATTTAAAAACCACGGTCCAGTGACCGTATTCTGAGTTTAAGTTATTCTTATACCATATCATGTGACAATCTTTTCACTGTGTAGATGGAAACATTTATATTGGTTAGGATTGTCCGTTCTGGCAATGAAGTAAacaccaaatatttttatcagcaCGCTTTTAATACGGatggaattttatatttgagtttatttaggaactttcgaaaatattttgttggtttattgtttataaaataagtttacttaTTCGCGGTATCTCTGTTTATTTCTCTAAGATTCCGTTTTATCTACACTTAGTTCTATGAAGCAATAGGAGTGAACGATgctgtacaatataaaaataaattaaaaatttaaccacaatttttttttaataatcatacaATCGCCGAGGACGTATAAAAGCGTctgctatttttaaattgatttaaggTAAAACAGGTTGATCTGAATGTTTAAGAAGCTGCGCAGTCGGAAGTGTACGCAGAAGGCTATAACGGTCCTATTGGATATCAAGACAGGGTTCCGTACGCAATCTTGTTGCCTTGATGCCTTGTAACACCGTTATCTAGGCATTAGAACTGACAGTAATAAAGTTGTTTacctatttacttacataaaacgTTTCTTGCTTATCTCGATCGAATCTCGACTTTACATCGTGATTGGGTAAGTTTAATCGCCTACTTGAATTAATGTTTCTGTACAATCCGTTGTTAGTTAAATTAATGAACAACTATTACCGCAGCTTTAGTTATCTGCAATCTTTTACGGTTAATACTTTGTGGCTATAATGCAGTACATTATTGATATCGGCATTGACAGGAGCTGTATTACGTATACTCATTTCTCATTGCGTAAATTCAACAGCTATTAGCAATATACGAGAATCGCGGGCACTGACCCGTGCCTTGTATCCAGTGGCAAGGTCGTGCAAGGTCGTTATGCTATCGGTATTTTAATAGCTACGTTCaactattcattaataattcatacttagttagggtaaaattttaaaatagtaatttatctAGTGTTATACACCACGGCGACATTATTTATATGCCTGGACGCAGGTGCATAAAAAATACGTTGTTTTTTCGATTCATACTTAGCCCGATCAATTACTCGTTCTAAATACAGGTGcatttctaaaaatatcaactttgtaattttttatctaagaaGAATAATTGGCACTTAGTGGAAAAggaatatgtataaatatttaagattctCAATTCATTTAATCATAATGAACCAGTAGACATTATtcgtaatatacttaatttgaaaaatacttaaaagcCCTACGAGCCGCAATGCCAATCTGAGTCGATATCCGTCATGATTCAATTATCGACAAATTAGGGCTGGAGCAAGACGAAATTGACCTCATGGGCTTCACAAAAAAGACTATTCAATTTGTGTATGACTACCGTTATGAGAGCACGCACGAGCGGCGCCGGCCGCCACCGCCATCGCCGGCTCACTAACAATAGCCGACACTTTGGGACTTTTTGCACCGAAATGCAACGACTGTTACCATGATTCAGCGCATTCTATCATTGTAAACATAACTAACGAAATTATATCGATGTATCATCGATAGCTTTTGCCTATTCAACGTGAATACACCAATTACAACATTAAATAGGTGCTATCGGGCTAAGTTCCGCTTCATCGATTTGTTATTTACCAGCATCGGCCTCACGTTTCCCATTAATAGATTTGccagtatataattttaaataagattaaggtgacaaattttaaagttatctgTAAAATTTCTAAATCTTACAAATGAATATCATCGAGAATCTCCACGTTGTAAATCAATGTACTCCATTAAGATTTTATCTGGGTactgtttgttttgataatCGCGATGTAGCCGCGGATATGCGTAATTACGCGCACGGTGATTACAGAATAGGAAACGTCAGAGATTGAATTTGTTCGCAACGGTATTGAGTCGGTAAGATGTGAATagttcattatattatgtatgttttgttcATACAATGAACAAGCCGGGAGCAGGGAGATGGCAATCTTAATGCCATAACTACAGGTTCACGTAATGGAGTAGCAGATATCCAGCCCGTTTATAGCGGAACTGCGCCCGCCGAGCCTCTATATTAAAACTAACAAGGTATTTGATGGAAATGCTTACTGCAAAAACTGAAACTACGGCTCTATACTATTCACGATATATTACGAAGTTGGTGACTAAGCTAAAGTTAGGAGGaactaattgattttaatttttgtttaaacaaaaccACGTGGATGTTTAACGAACTTTATTCAACGAAGAAATATAATTTGAGCATTTTgccaaaacaatatattaacaaattctTTACCCGCGATAAGATATTCGTTAAATACTTTCTCATGTGTAGCCTGTAGGtacataggtacataatatatcttGTATAGTATATACCAATACTGCAAGTGGAGATAATATGTACGTGATGATGGGATAATTGAATACAAAGGGTGAATATTTTACGTGTTTAATTGAGCTTTTGCGGCAGACGATTACCACTGATGGACGTCATtcgttcatatttcttcattGTTTAATCTGATAATCGAACAAAAAAGCACGTGTAATTAATGTACGTACATTTCTCACGGCTACCGTGGTGAGAATATTCATAATCTCAACGGAAGGTGTTTTGCCATTAACATCCGTTGATTGCAACTCTAATGGCCTGGCTATCAAgatctttattgttttaatttaatataaaaatatttacttaattaaacgGCGGGAAACAAATGACTCATGACATCCTCTAGTTATATATAGCGTGTTTATAATTGTAGGTATGTGTTTTACAACATCtgagtaaaagctagtttttttttcacaacttctgaataAAAGCTAGTTGTCATTTAAAGGTATAAGCTGACCAGAAACAAAATTTACACTAATGAatactcccaaataaataataataaaattagtataatGTACATTACCTATTTAATACAActattgtcaaataaaaaatacttgaaacttGTGTAACAAGCTCTTAGTATAAGTTGCTCTAAAATTAGCATTAACATCGAGAACATGGTTGACATTAGGTCCACTAATAATAACTGTCAGAATACACCAGGTCAGAAGAAACGCAAGCTTATATTATGCCACCATAAATATTATGCGAATGTTTCGATTTAAATAAC
The sequence above is drawn from the Manduca sexta isolate Smith_Timp_Sample1 chromosome 28, JHU_Msex_v1.0, whole genome shotgun sequence genome and encodes:
- the LOC115441865 gene encoding putative lipoyltransferase 2, mitochondrial, with protein sequence MIFKMVKIWKLGLMSFDTALNIQLALARKHLDAISKGISSNYDTLLLVEHKPVYTVGIRDNTPRQEILRLRSLGAEFRKTNRGGLITFHGPGQLVAYPIINLKHYKTSVKWYVNSLEETVIKLCQELGVKANRSPHTGVWVGDNKIAAIGIHASRYVTTHGICLNCDNDLSWFDHIEACGLPDKGSTSLTNETGVNCPIEKITPLFLNSFNKVFECETEDLDVKVQQEILHGIYNKLLVQTAA
- the LOC115441864 gene encoding uncharacterized protein LOC115441864 is translated as MSGEALRLAPLAILLLQATSVLCRIAFEKLTDVDFSGTAYYTVRNLSLYECQGWCREEPDCQAASFSFVLNPLTPVQETRCLLQNDTQANNPMATPQRSVNTYYMVKLQVRSESVCLRPWAFERVPGKALRGLDNAIIYTSTKEACLAACLNEKKFPCRSAEYEYGSMRCALSDSDRRTAQHFVQLVDTPGTDYFENLCLKAGQACKGQRVFTAPRVGVAEDKVAQYAGLHYYTDKELQVTSEAACRLACEIESEFLCRSFLYLGAPHSSTYNCRLYHLDHHTLPDGPSAYLNAERPLIDDGEPIGKYFENFCEKPPSNANPAGELPVSIEHQQDTQVSSNLTRNDANCDKTGTCYDVSVLCKDTRIAVQVRTNKPFNGRIYALGRSETCNIDVVNSDLFRLDLTMAGQDCNTQSVTGVYSNTVVLQHHSVVMTKADKIYKVKCTYDMSSKNITFGMVPIRDPEMISITASPEAPAPRIRILDARQREVETVRIGDRLTFRIEIPEDTPYGIFARSCVAMAKDSKSTFPIIDDEGCPMDPSIFPAFTPDGNALQSVYEAFRFTESYGVIFQCNVKYCLGHCEPAVCEWGRDSLESWGRKKRSLPHNETESPAQEEDMNISQEILVLDFGDERQSTDFLRSDKPGGVASEANYGEKTVTIVEPCPSKASVLLLGVACALLVLLYITTIFCYYMRKWLTPPKHMS